The Oncorhynchus masou masou isolate Uvic2021 unplaced genomic scaffold, UVic_Omas_1.1 unplaced_scaffold_1517, whole genome shotgun sequence region tcaggacaggagggagactctggcagctcaggacaggagagagactctggcagctcaggacaggcggaagcacctgtagggaggagacggagagacagcctggtgcgggggctgccactggagggctggtgcgtggaggtggcaccggatagaccggaccgtgaaggtgCACTGGAACTCTCGAGCaccaagcctgcccaaccttacctggttgaatgctccccgtagccaggccagtgcggcgaggtggaatagcccgcactgggctgtgctggcgaaccggggacaccatgcgtaaggctggtgccatgtaccccggcccgaggagatcagatgcgctgagccggcttcatggcacctggctcgatgcccactctcgcccggccgatacgaggcgctgctatgtaccgcactgggctatgcctgtgcaccggggacaccatgcagctcacggcataacacggtgcctgcccggtccctctctctccacggtaagcacaagGAGTtcgcacaggtctcctacctgacttcgccacactccccgtgtgctcgccccaatacattttttggggctgcctctcgggcttccaaccgcgctgccgtgctgcctcctcataccaccgccaCTCAGCTTTAGCTGCCTCCAGCGAGGCGACAATATTCACCAGCCTGTGACCAGGGTCCCTTGctgtccaaaatctcctcccatgtccaggagtcttgCGATTtccaccgctgctgctgctgcctgttaccacgctgcttggtcctttggtggtgggtgattctgtaacatagacaacccacccaactcacaccctgaccatactaaaacaaagacataacaaaggaactaaggtcagaacgtgacaaatatTACCTACAGCTGAAAATAACTTTTAGTTATTGGATCGGCAGTCACTCACCAGCATTCCTACCTGAAATACAACTTTcctgaattggatcctttgtttgtACCCCATGAGGCAATTCAACTGATCCCAGGTGCTTCTCCAGGGCGCCGCAGACTGAGAAGAGGTGTGCGGTGTGGACTTTTGGTTCGACTCACGGTAGGTTTTGACCAGAAGCGGGCATGAACCTATTCAAGTAAGTCAGGCCCGTGTGTGTTGGCTGATGAGCTGCAAGATAGCAATTTTACATACTAGAGTTAAGTTAAATATCAGCTGGCTAACGCCATATTAGCTTGTTATCTTAATGTTCACCTATTTATCATTGTAAATTAAAAACTCATTACCCAGATGCGTTTGTAGATATCAGCAATGGAAGAGGGTGAAAGGGTTTTCTGCTCCAGCTGTCAGAAAAGGAAAactatgaagacagacagagataatagtCAGGGCTGTCTAATTGGAATATAATGAAGCTTGTTTCTTTGCAATGTCTGTCCTCAGATATGGAGAGCTGTGAAAGCCTATCTACAGATGAAGAGGTCCCAGTGAAGGTCCCAAGAGACTGCAGGCACATCCTTGTATGCCATAGGATTTGTGTGTACTTATGTTAGCACATGCTGTACTCAACAATACAGTTAAAATTCACATACAATGTAGGCTACAAacgtattaaatcaaatcaaaagtttatttgtcacgtgcgccgaatacaacaggaccttacagtgaaatgcttacttacaggctctaaccaatagtgcgaaaaaaaggatgtgtgtgtgtaggtaagtaaagaaataaaacaacagtagaaagacatttgaaaacaagagtagcaaggctatatacagacacctgttagtcaggcttattgaggtagtatgtacatgtagggatggttaaagtgactatgcatatatgatgaacagagtgtagcagtagcgtaaaaagaggggttggggtggttggcATATGGTGGGTCTGCTGGTTAAAGTGTGCAAGCGTCTCTTCCCACCCTGCACTAGCAGGCCAACACCTGATGCACAAACTGATATCAATCCTAATGACTTGATAATAATGTGTGTTATTGTtgggctggaatagaagtctgctcACCCAGTAGATCAGGGAGTGGATCAAGGTTGGCCACCTCCGGTATGGATATTTTTGTTTTTCTAAAAATTGATGCTTTAGTAATAATAGCATACTTACTAAGATGTCTAACATATACAAACAAGGTAGCTTATTTCTACATTGAAATTATATGTTGATTCATTCCTTTTTTATTAATTGTTTAAACTTGGTTTTAATTGTAACGTAAAAACAtcgtaacgaccctgggtttataagcgagGAAATCGACTCTGCCGCGAGCATGCTTTTGTGGCAGTCGACAGGACGCCGGACCTCGGGttcgaaggtcgagggttcgagacatgctccctgctgtttcattacaatagtATCCAAGATGAACTAGTGTCAATGTTCATTAATTACAGATCAGAATTCTACAATCAATAAGGTGTGAAGGGGACCTGTCTCTAatttgtctgtgtctctgtgttgctgtctcaAATTAACACAACCTTTTTGTCCAGTTGtaatctctctctgactctggataTCATCCATTTAGCTGCTTGTTATAATGGCATGCATTACCAATGCAACCatatgtctacagtatgatgGCGTTACTGGCCTTATGGACATGTGCAATCAATGTGCCCATTGTCATTATACATCAGCAGCAGACAATAGCTAAACTCACATATTGTTGAGCTCGCTATATGTTCTACATTTCAAATAGATAATGATATGAGGCTAAACATGAACCAGATTTGTGACATGATTTATCTGACATTAAATTGTTTAGTGCAAATTGAACCCTTGTATTCTAGGTACATGATattttatgaaacatgggaccaacagttgacatgttgcatttatatatttttcagtgtatgtacactgagtgtacaaaacattaaggacaccttcctaatattcagttaaaaccttttgccctcagaacagcctcaattcgtcagggcatggactggggatgatggtgttgatgtgagccatgaccagcctttcaaagcacttcatagctacAGACGTGAGTCCTACGGGTaggttgtcatttaggcaggttaccttggtgttcttgggcacagggactatggtggtctgcttgaaacatgtaggtattacagactccgtcagggacaggttgaaaatgtcagtgaagacacttgccagttggtcaggacatgctctgagtacacgtaatctgtctggccctgtcgCCTTgttaatgttgacctgtttaaagatcttacttAACTGGAGAGTAATTGCCCATAATTCTGCACCTTTGTATCGTTGTACTTCCAGTTTTGATCATCATGATTTAGTGACTgctgtaatatttgtgttgtggagaaatgaccaggcaGGGTACAGTTTTTTGTTTAGTCAAAACCCCTCGTGCTCTACAGTTTCCCGGCACCCTagtgcgcatgtgcatttcctattaggtgtagtaacgtaacactgccgtaatacattactgcttagtaacagcatAGTAACTAATATACACAGATGTAGATCCCAGATACTACAACTGCAAAGAACATTTATGATCTACTGGGATTTTTAAAAGACAGACTAAATTTCTGTTTTGTCTGCTTGCATTCAATATATAAGTATAGTTGTGTCAATCTTTTTGCAGGCAGTCGTGTTCTTTTGATGAACGGATTTGCAATTTTGATGGTATTATAGTTTTTtatgaatgtttgttttttaaaaagACAAGTACATTTTCAAAAAGCATTTACTGTTTTGCAAAAATTGTGTGTTTTGTGGACTCATTGTTCCAAAAAACAATTGTAGGCGATTATGAGAAACTGTAATACATAAAGACGGTTGCTCCTGATTAAATAGTACAAGAGTACACCCTGCTGGACAAAAGAGCTTActgcacctggtattcccaggcagcgtaccatccaagtactaaccaggcccgaccctgcttagcttccgagaccAGGCGTATTGAGGCTGATATGGTCGTAAACcagtatatattgtgtatatatgATCTGTAATAATGCCGTAAGCAAAGGAATAACTCTTGCTACACTATATCAAGTTTTTGTCACTTGAAAAAGTGCAGTGTGAGATCATAGAAATAATGGGATAAACAGATATAGTTACTTTAAAACAGGCAGATGAGTTACAAACCTTGTATACATTTAACGACATATATTTGAGTCTTATGAAAATAGCAGGCCTATCAAATATTGACTTCAGACAAATACATCAGATAACGTTACCGGTATGTGAGGCAGTCCATGTTACCAGAACATGACTTTAGCACATTTCATAGTTTATACTGTATAGTCTTCTTGTGTATATATATCCAAATCATAAGTGTTTTTGACTACTTTAGTACTTAGCTATTTGTGTATATGTTTGATCGTGTGTATTGCGCTGTTGAGAGCTTGCAAGTAAGCAGTACGTGAcctaaacttttttttaaagattaaCGCACCATTCACATCAGCTCAATATAACGGTGACCGACTTGACCAGCACTGTCAAGCCACAACTGACACTAAGATCAACTGTGTGTGTGACAATGTGACACTACAATATAGACTAAAACGAAACCACGCTTGATTTATATTTACAACGACAGGGGGGGTTACTGCAATACCAGGTCGATGCGTGGAATGGACGGAGCAAGCCCCTATTCCATCTCCCTATTCCAAAAATCTATTTAATATATGGTCCCCAGATAGGGGATGTATCAGATATTAAACTGATAAGAACAGATTTTTTCTTTTGGAAAAGTTTTTATTATCACGATTCCTTTTAAAAACAGCTCATACATATTTGCATATCATTTTTACACATAAAAACGGCAACAATgcataaaacacagcatttgaaaattacatttaaatttgTTAAAAAGTACATGTTGTTGTGACAATTAAAAACAACCATTTGGGAAAGTACTTTTCATTGTATAAAAATTAAAATCTGTAAAAGCCTTTTAAAATGTGTACAAATGATTTAACAAAGATAAAAATGTTTTAAGACATGAGAAACATGTTAAAAAGTCACTTTGTTAAAAGGCTGTCTTCGGTCCCTTGTACAGGAGCGGGGTGAGTCCTTATCAAACTCgcctcatcctgctcttctgAATAGATCATCTTCCCGTCCTTCGGGGACCAGAGGAGATCCCTCCCCTAGGCGCCGCAGCGCTGTCAGCCGTGGCCGCCGGGACCTGGGGTGTTGTGGGGGACCCTTCACCTGGGGTCGAGGCCCCCTTCCTTCCGTACCACCCCAGGGCTTCCGTGGCTACCATGGCCACTGCCTGGGGGGTGGTCTCTACGTTTTTTTGCTACCAGCAGGTTGCGGGAGGACCACAGTGCTTCCTTCAGGCACGTGAGGGTGGGCCAGAACTTGGTGAAGGCCTTCGGTGGAATGGGCCTTCGGCCCACCCCGTACAGCACGAGCTGAGGTGTTAGGTCCTTCCCTGCTGGCAGACATGAGGTGATCAGGGAGCCTGCTTCCTTCCACAGGTCCCTGGCGGCTCTGCACTCCCAGAGCATGTGCCTCACCGACTCTTCTTGGCCGCAGCCTGGTCGGGGCACGCGGATGTCCTCGCCATGCCCCCGTGAGTGCATAACGGCCCTGACCGGGAGGATCTCGTGGGCGACCATCCAGGACAGGTCCCGATGCCGATTCAGAAGAGCAGGATGGGCCACGTTGCGCCAAACCGTTGTGGGCTCACTTACAGCGAGCCCGCGCACTGGACACACTGGTTCCCAAACCTGcacatgagagagaagagagcggtgTTTTGTTAAGACCGTGACTATTTCTTTTTCTAGTTTAAAATGTCTTAATTTCTGGAGCTGGGCGTAGTGCGGGGGTAGCAGGAAAGAGTCTGGGGCTTGCAGGTCGACTGGGATCAGCCTCAGAGACCTGAGGTAAGATCCCAGCCAGAACCGTGCGAGGGCCTGAGTCTTGTTGTTGGGGAGGTGGCAAGAGTCAGATGTAACGCTGTGTAGCGGCTGCCCAGGAACAAGTAGAGGTCAGGCAAGCCTTTCCCCCCTTTGGACCTGGGCCTCTTGACCACCTCCCTCCTCAGTCTCTCCCACTTGCCTCCCCACAGGAAGTAAAAAAGCATCCGATCCAGGTTAAAATACTCCTTCGAGGGGGGATAAAAACAGAACTGATTAATAAAAGCACAGGTAAAATCACAGCTTTAATGACTAAAACCTTGCCCTCAAAAGTCAGCTGTCCTAGTCCCCAAAAACCTAATCTCTGTCTTACTGTCCCCAGGATTCCACTCCAGTT contains the following coding sequences:
- the LOC135531108 gene encoding uncharacterized protein LOC135531108, which codes for MGQGPLLLRTSWVKEGMENSPEILQVWEPVCPVRGLAVSEPTTVWRNVAHPALLNRHRDLSWMVAHEILPVRAVMHSRGHGEDIRVPRPGCGQEESVRHMLWECRAARDLWKEAGSLITSCLPAGKDLTPQLVLYGVGRRPIPPKAFTKFWPTLTCLKEALWSSRNLLVAKKRRDHPPGSGHGSHGSPGVVRKEGGLDPR